CCGACCGCGTGCGCGAGGTCCCAGCCGACCAGGGCACCGGACCGGTGGCCCGCCTCGGTGATGGTGGGAACGTCCAGCACCTCACCGGTCAGGTAGTTGACGCCGCCGAGCAGGACCAGCGCCACCCGGTCGCCCTCCCGGTCGAGGTACGCGACCACGTCCTCGGTCCGCAGGGTCTCCTCGCCGGGGCGGGGACGCAGCCGCACCACGGCCTCGTCCGGGTCCAGCCCGTGGTGCCGGGCCTGACTGCGTACCGCGTAACTGTCCGACGGGAAGGCACCGTCCTCGATGACGATCCGGTTCCGGGCGCCCGCCGGCCGGTAGAACGACACCATCAGCAGGTGCAGGTTGACCGTCAGCGAGTTCATCACCACGGTCTCGGCCGGCAGCGCGCCGACCAGCGACGCACTCGGGCCGGTGAGCGAGCGGTAGTACGGCACCCAGGGCCGGTCACCGGAGAAGTGGCCGGTCACGCCCCGGGTGGCCCAGGCGTCCAGCTCGGCCAGCAGGTCGGACCGGGCGGCCCGGGGTTGCAGGCCGAGGGAGTTCCCGACCAGGTAGGCCGCCTCCGGATACCGGCCACCCTCGGCCGGTGGAACGTGGAACAGGTGCCGATGGCCGGGATCGGCCTCGTCGCGACGCCGGGCGGTCGCCTCCGCCTCCGGGGTGGTCATGGGTGTTTCTTGCTCCTTCCCGCATCACCCGCGTCGCCGCGGGACCCGGCCGTACGGCACGGCCGGTCTCCGCTACATCTCCGTCCGGGCGGCCCACAGCTCGGGAAAGACCTCCCGGGCCATGCTCCGGCGCAGCCATGCCGCGCCGGCCGATCCTCCGGTGCCGACCTTCGCCCCCATGGTCCGACGTACGGCCTTGAGGTGCTGGTGCCGCCAGTCGTCGAACTGCTCGACGATCTCGACCAGCGTCTCACCCAGGAGCCGGAGGTGGTTGTCCGGCCCGGGGTCGGCGTAGACCTCGACCCAGGCGGCGGTGACCTCGGCGCTCGGCTCGGCCTCGTTCGAGAAGTCCCGGTCCAGCAACCCGGCCGGTACGGCGAAGCCCCGCCGCGCCAGCACGGCGATCACCTCGTCCCAGAGGCTCGGCGCCCGCAGCGTCTCGACCAGTTCGGCGTACACCTGGGGTTGCCGGTGGAACGGCCGGGCCAGGGAGACGGACTTGAGCCCGAGCAGGAACTCCAACTGCCGGTACATCGCGGACTGGAACCCGGAGCCCTCGCCGAGCAGGTTACGGAACCGGTTGAAGTCGGCCGGGGTCATCCAGCGCAGCCCGCGCCAGGCGGCGTTCAGTCCCTCCAGGTGCAGGGCGGCGCGGTGCAGCGGGGCGAGGGCGGCCCAGACGTCGTCCTCACGCAGCCGCTTGCGCGCCTCGCGCACTTCGAAACAGGTCAGCCCGAAGTACAGCTCCATGATCTGGCTGACCATCAGGAAGGACATCTCACCGGGATCCCGGCTCAGCGTCTGCTGGAGGCTGTGCAGGGTGCTGGCGTGCACGTACGTGTCGTACGGGGTCCGCTCGGCGAGTTCCAGCGTCGGCTCGCCGCCGTTGGCCGCCGCCCGGTCAGCGCGCTGCTGGGCGTTCGCCGGCCGTACGCGGGGCCGCTCGGGCAGCCGCTGCCGTTGAATGCTCTCCACCAGTTGCCTCCGTTCCGTGACGCGATACCGTCATGATCTCGCTGATCGGCCGGTCGACGGAATGCCGGAACGACGGCACTGGACCCGCAGTCTCCGTGGTTGTGCGGTTGATAGCCGAGATGACTTAACGTTTGAAAGGTCGTTTCGGCGTTCGCGATTGATTACGGAGAGTTAGCGACTATGGATGACATGGACTGGGCGCTGCTGCGGGAACTCCAGGCCGACGCGCGGCTCTCGTTCAGCGAGCTGTCCCGACGGGTCCACCTCTCCCCGCCGGCCGTCGCCGAGCGGGTACGACGGCTGGAGGAATCCGGTGTCGTGACCGGTTACCACGCGCACGTGGACCTGGACCGGGCCGGCCGGGCGGTGGTGGCGATGATCCGGATGTCCTGTTACGGCTCCCGGTGCATCCTTCGCGACCCCGAGGTGCCCGGTTGGCCGGAGATCCTGGAGATCCACCGGATCACCGGGGACGCGTGCAGCATGCTCAAGGTGGCAACCGGGTCGATCGAGGCGTTCGAGCAGGTCATCGACAGACTCGCCCCGTACGGGCAGCCGTCGAGCACGATGGTGCTCTCCAGCCCGCTCGCCTGGCATCCGGTCGCCCCGATCGCACCCGTACCGGCCGACTGACCAGCCCCGTACCCGGCCGAACGGCGATCGCGTGTGTGCTCCGAGTCGATGGGAACACCGATCCCGACGACGGTCGTGAACGCGACCGGCCGGGAGAACCGGCGGGGAGGAAAGTCATGCTCAGTGCCAAGATTGTCGGCCGTACGATCGCCGCCGGCGTCACCGTCGCCGCCCTGGTCCCGGGGCCGGCGTTCGGGACCCTGTCGGCCCTTCGGGCCGGGCCGAACACGTTCGTGGAGGTCACCCCGAACACCGCCCAGGGTGGTACCCGGGTCAACCTCCGGGCGAGCTGCGAGAACGGCAACAACCAGCAGGCCACGGTGCAGTCCGAGGCCTTCGGCCGGGTCATGCTCCGCCCCGACAACGGCTTTCTCACCGGTTCGGTGACGATTCCGGGCAACAAGGCACCGGGACCCTACGCCGTCAACCTCAGCTGCCAGAACGGCAACACCGCCACCACCACGCTCACCGTGGTGAACATGAGCCAGGGCAGCCAGGGACCGGCCACCGGTGGCGGCGGTACGGCGGGCGGACCGGGCGGCGTGCTGATCCTCGCGGGCGGTATCGGGGTTATCGCGCTCGGCCTCGGGTTCGGGCTGGCCGGGCGGAGCCGGCGCCGTACCGAGCCGGGTAGCTGATCCGGACCGGCGATGTTCCGTGCCCCCCGTGCCGATGGCACGTGGCGAAACCGGGCGGGCCGGTGGCGGGACCGGGCAGGTCGGTGGCGACGCCGTACCGCCCGGCTCGCCAGCCAGGCCACCGCGGCGAGCATCGCCAGCCCGGACCCGACCGATGGCACCCCGCCCGGGACGTTGGGCACGGTGCCGCCGAAACCGACCCGTCGGCGGGTACGGCGGGGCCGGCGGATTCGCCGACCCGGCCCGGTGGCCGTGATCACGCTGCTGCTCGGCCTGCTCATCACCCTCTTCGGGGTGCAGAACGTGACCGGTTTTTCCGTGCTGCCGACCGGGTTGACCTTCGGCGCTCCGGCGCCGCCCCGCAAGTTCCCGGTCCTGGAGTCGAGCCCGCCGGTGGGGATCGGGATCCGGTCGCTCGGCCTGACCGCTCCGGTGCATCCGGTGGGGGTGGCCGGGGACGGCACGATCGAGGTTCCGGCGTCGGACCGCCGCGACGAGGCCGGCTGGTACAGCCAGAGCCCCACCCCCGGCCAGTACGGGCCGGCGGTGATCGTCGGTCACGTCGACACCCGGACCGGACCGGCGGTCTTCCACGACCTCCCCGGACTGCGACCGGGCTCGAAGATCGAGGTCAACCGGGAGGACCGGTCGGTGGCGGTCTTCGAGGTCAACTCCGTCAAGCGGTTCAACAAGTCGCAGTTGCCGGTCGAGCGGGTCTACGGCGACTTCACCCGGCCGT
The nucleotide sequence above comes from Plantactinospora soyae. Encoded proteins:
- the kynU gene encoding kynureninase, with the protein product MTTPEAEATARRRDEADPGHRHLFHVPPAEGGRYPEAAYLVGNSLGLQPRAARSDLLAELDAWATRGVTGHFSGDRPWVPYYRSLTGPSASLVGALPAETVVMNSLTVNLHLLMVSFYRPAGARNRIVIEDGAFPSDSYAVRSQARHHGLDPDEAVVRLRPRPGEETLRTEDVVAYLDREGDRVALVLLGGVNYLTGEVLDVPTITEAGHRSGALVGWDLAHAVGNVPLALHDWNVDFAAWCTYKYLNSGPGALAGIFVHERHLGDPTVNRFEGWWGTDEATRFEMAPVSRPPATAEAWLISNPPVLAMAPMRSALGIFEEVGMAALRSRSERLTGYLEELLDEITPTRPLTVITPRDPARRGCQLSVRIGRGGAAALTKRLSTEYGVLVDDREPDVIRLAPVPLYSTYHDCWRAAEALARLVD
- a CDS encoding tryptophan 2,3-dioxygenase, with the translated sequence MQRQRLPERPRVRPANAQQRADRAAANGGEPTLELAERTPYDTYVHASTLHSLQQTLSRDPGEMSFLMVSQIMELYFGLTCFEVREARKRLREDDVWAALAPLHRAALHLEGLNAAWRGLRWMTPADFNRFRNLLGEGSGFQSAMYRQLEFLLGLKSVSLARPFHRQPQVYAELVETLRAPSLWDEVIAVLARRGFAVPAGLLDRDFSNEAEPSAEVTAAWVEVYADPGPDNHLRLLGETLVEIVEQFDDWRHQHLKAVRRTMGAKVGTGGSAGAAWLRRSMAREVFPELWAARTEM
- a CDS encoding Lrp/AsnC family transcriptional regulator, with the translated sequence MDDMDWALLRELQADARLSFSELSRRVHLSPPAVAERVRRLEESGVVTGYHAHVDLDRAGRAVVAMIRMSCYGSRCILRDPEVPGWPEILEIHRITGDACSMLKVATGSIEAFEQVIDRLAPYGQPSSTMVLSSPLAWHPVAPIAPVPAD
- a CDS encoding class F sortase; this translates as MFRAPRADGTWRNRAGRWRDRAGRWRRRTARLASQATAASIASPDPTDGTPPGTLGTVPPKPTRRRVRRGRRIRRPGPVAVITLLLGLLITLFGVQNVTGFSVLPTGLTFGAPAPPRKFPVLESSPPVGIGIRSLGLTAPVHPVGVAGDGTIEVPASDRRDEAGWYSQSPTPGQYGPAVIVGHVDTRTGPAVFHDLPGLRPGSKIEVNREDRSVAVFEVNSVKRFNKSQLPVERVYGDFTRPSLRLITCGGRWVGGSTGYADNVVVFASLVSARQS